One genomic window of Roseobacter ponti includes the following:
- the paaB gene encoding 1,2-phenylacetyl-CoA epoxidase subunit PaaB: MQNEWPLWEVFIRGQHGLSHRHVGSLHAADAEGAIKNARDVYTRRNEGVSIWVVEARQIAASSPGDKGPFYEPANDKVYRHPGFFDIPDDAGAM, translated from the coding sequence ATGCAGAACGAATGGCCCCTCTGGGAGGTTTTCATCCGTGGCCAGCATGGCCTCAGCCACCGGCACGTCGGATCACTGCACGCCGCAGATGCCGAAGGCGCGATCAAAAACGCCCGTGACGTCTATACCCGCCGCAATGAAGGCGTGAGCATATGGGTCGTCGAGGCCCGCCAGATCGCGGCTTCATCACCCGGCGACAAAGGCCCGTTTTATGAGCCCGCGAATGACAAAGTGTACCGGCACCCCGGCTTTTTCGACATCCCCGATGATGCAGGTGCGATGTGA
- the paaA gene encoding 1,2-phenylacetyl-CoA epoxidase subunit PaaA: protein MYAQMIRSTGSRVKTLEEMDPQERAFQERIDAGGKIEPRDWMPEGYRRTLIRQIGQHAHSEIVGQLPEGNWITRAPTLERKAILLAKVQDEAGHGLYLYCAAETLGVSRDELTRDLLCGKMKYSSIFNYPTLTWADMGAVGWLVDGAAIMNQVPLQRTSYGPYARAMVRICKEESFHQRQGFDVMMKMANGTKEQRAMAQDALDRFWYPSLMMFGPSDENSVHSAQNMAWKIKMNSNDELRQKFVDQTVPQADFLGLTVPDEHLKWNEDRGHYDFSEPDWDEFFEVLAGNGPCSADRMEARNKAWDDGAWVREGLMAHAEKKKSRALAAE, encoded by the coding sequence ATGTATGCGCAGATGATCAGATCGACCGGCAGCAGGGTGAAGACACTGGAAGAAATGGATCCGCAGGAGCGCGCCTTTCAGGAGCGCATTGACGCCGGCGGCAAGATCGAGCCGCGCGACTGGATGCCCGAAGGCTACCGCAGGACGCTGATCCGGCAGATCGGGCAGCACGCGCATTCTGAGATCGTGGGCCAGCTGCCCGAAGGCAACTGGATCACCCGTGCGCCGACGCTGGAGCGCAAAGCCATTCTGCTGGCCAAAGTGCAGGACGAAGCGGGCCACGGGCTCTATCTTTATTGCGCTGCGGAAACGCTTGGCGTCAGCCGCGATGAACTGACCCGCGACCTGCTCTGCGGTAAAATGAAATACAGCTCAATCTTTAATTATCCGACCCTGACATGGGCGGATATGGGGGCTGTAGGCTGGCTCGTCGACGGTGCCGCGATCATGAACCAGGTGCCGCTGCAGCGCACGTCTTACGGACCTTACGCGCGCGCCATGGTGCGGATCTGCAAAGAGGAATCCTTTCACCAGCGCCAGGGCTTTGACGTCATGATGAAGATGGCCAACGGCACGAAAGAACAGCGCGCCATGGCGCAGGACGCACTGGACCGCTTCTGGTATCCGTCGCTGATGATGTTCGGCCCGTCCGATGAAAACTCGGTGCATTCCGCCCAGAACATGGCGTGGAAAATCAAGATGAACAGCAATGACGAACTGCGTCAGAAGTTCGTCGACCAGACAGTGCCCCAGGCGGATTTCCTGGGTCTGACGGTCCCCGACGAACACCTGAAATGGAACGAAGACCGCGGCCACTACGACTTTTCCGAACCTGACTGGGATGAGTTTTTCGAAGTGCTCGCCGGCAACGGCCCCTGTTCAGCCGACCGGATGGAGGCGCGCAACAAAGCCTGGGACGACGGCGCATGGGTGCGCGAGGGTCTGATGGCCCATGCGGAGAAGAAAAAATCCCGCGCTTTGGCGGCGGAGTAG